In Oryza sativa Japonica Group chromosome 3, ASM3414082v1, one DNA window encodes the following:
- the LOC4332491 gene encoding beta-taxilin isoform X2: protein MEGSPATRLPEADSLPDGFVESSAADQAPPPPADAGDPASRSLGLDQADATVGGGGGDETLGAPPSTLASVAQDTLDAYSAADALQSLTVGGSAAEPERALGEPAVDAGDAKESSKESSVVEQVESMADQKGSGEQKRKVVKKSKVEKDRELFELAQAYHKVVAERDAAIAVKEKLESLCREFQRQNKMLKEECRRVSTEGQNMRMELSDKFNNAIKDVSVKLDEQKNECIAQLEENNLLRSKLKDLADQYNITQQKYAHQLKEKMLELELADLKMQQHQEKTAQEQTQMQLYADQVSQLMSTEKNLRLQLAADGERFQQFQDALTKSNEVFETYKKEMEKMVKLIKDLKKDNEFMKSKCENSDVALVKLIEERELMKKQVDKFKNQKEKLESLCRSLQAERKQSPSGGTPDATSNETNLATIES from the exons ATGGAGGGCTCGCCAGCGACGCGCCTCCCGGAGGCCGACTCGCTCCCCGACGGCTTCGTGGAGAGCTCCGCCGCCGACCAGGcgccccctcctcccgccgacgccggcgatcCCGCGAGCCGCTCCCTCGGCCTCGATCAAGCCGACGCaaccgtgggcggcggcggcggcgacgaaacCCTAGGGGCTCCTCCCTCGACCCTCGCCTCCGTCGCTCAGGACACCCTGGACGCCTATTCGGCCGCCGACGCGCTGCAGAGCCTCACCGTGGGCGGCTCCGCTGCGGAGCCGGAGCGTGCTCTCGGCGAACCCGCCGTCGACGCAGGAG ATGCTAAAGAGTCCTCGAAGGAGAGCAGTGTGGTGGAGCAGGTGGAATCTATGGCCGATCAGAAG GGGAGTGGTGAGCAGAAGCGCAAGGTCGTGAAAAAGAGCAAGGTAGAGAAGGACAGAGAGCTGTTTGAACTTGCGCAGGCGTACCACAAGGTGGTAGCAGAGAGGGATGCAG CTATTGCAGTTAAAGAGAAACTAGAGTCTCTTTGTAGGGAGTTTCAGCGTCAAAATAAAATGCTAAAG GAAGAGTGCCGAAGGGTGTCAACAGAGGGGCAGAATATGCGGATGGAGTTATCCGACAAATTCAATAATGCTATAAAG GATGTGAGCGTCAAGCTTGACGAGCAGAAAAATGAATGCATTGCTCAGTTAGAAGAGAACAACTT GCTGAGAAGTAAACTCAAAGACCTTGCAGATCAATATAATATCACACAGCAGAAATATGCTCATCAG TTGAAAGAAAAGATGCTGGAACTTGAGCTCGCCGATCTGAAAATGCAACAACATCAAGAGAAAACAGCTCAGGAACAAACCCAGATGCAGCTATATGCTGATCAAGTTTCTCAACTTATGTCTACCGAGAAGAATTTAAGGTTGCAGCTAGCTGCTGATGGAGAAAGATTTCAGCAGTTTCAG GATGCCCTCACAAAAAGCAATGAAGTCTTTGAGACATACAAGAAGGAGATGGAAAAG ATGGTGAAGCTTATAAAGGATCTAAAGAAGGATAATGAATTCATGAAGAGTAAATGTGAGAATTCAGATGTTGCTCTAGTGAAGTTGATTGAGGAG CGTGAGTTAATGAAGAAGCAAGTTGATAAGTTCAAGAATCAAAAAGAGAAGCTGGAATCTCTATGTCGATCATTACAGGCAGAAAGGAAACAAAGCCCGTCCGGTGGTACTCCTGATGCCACTTCTAACGAAACAAATCTGGCAACTATAGAATCATAG
- the LOC4332492 gene encoding lipid phosphate phosphatase gamma, giving the protein MAEFQEMAAEVPPSLKAITLTHVRYRRGDTLGLFLAWVSLVPVFISLGGFVSHFLFRRELQGICFAAGLLASQLLNELIKHSVAQSRPVYCELLEACDSHGWPSSHSQYTFFFATYLSLLTLRRSPSSRVVASLAWPLAFLTMLSRVYLGYHTVAQVFAGAVVGLVFGAIWYWIVNTMLVEYFPMIEESAIARWLYMKDTSHIPDVLKFEYDNARAARRKVATD; this is encoded by the exons ATGGCGGAGTTccaggagatggcggcggaggtgcCGCCGTCGCTGAAGGCGATCACGCTGACCCACGTCCGGTACCGCCGCGGGGACACGCTCGGCCTCTTCCTCGCCTGGGTCTCCCTCGTCCCGGTCTTCATCAGCCTGGGCGGGTTCGTCTCCCACTTCCTCTTCCGCCGGGAGCTCCAGGGCATCTGCTTCGCCGCGGGCCTCCTCGCCTCCCAGCTCCTCAACGAGCTCATCAAGCACTCCGTCGCGCAGTCGCGCCCGGTCTACTGCGAGCTGCTCGAGGCCTGCGACTCCCACGGCTGGCCCTCCAGCCACTCGCAGTACACCTTCTTCTTCGCCACCTACCTCTCGCTCCTCACGCTCCGCCGCTCCCCGTCGAGCCGGGTGGTCGCCTCCCTGGCCTGGCCGCTCGCCTTCCTCACCATGCTGTCCAGGGTGTACCTCGGCTACCACACCGTCGCGCAG GTATTTGCCGGCGCGGTAGTAGGCCTTGTGTTTGGTGCAATCTGGTATTGGATTGTCAACACCATGCTTGTTGAATATTTTCCAATGATTGAGGAGAGTGCAATAGCGAGGTGGTTGTATATGAAGGATACTTCACACATTCCAGATGTGCTCAAGTTTGAATATGATAACGCAAGGGCTGCCAGGAGGAAAGTTGCTACTGATTGA
- the LOC4332490 gene encoding RNA pseudouridine synthase 5, translated as MTAAAAAGEIPAEDAPPPGALYSFGTPWPEFNEGISYIDTFRCADAGATTTLIEFYSTSYKSSAPLPGWIKRIRDGQITVDGEVATDPDMILREGSKLVYHRLPWQEPFAPHLLDVLYEDDDMIALNKPSGLQVLPKGLFQQRTVLAQLQLKDWKMPSSFCSKRKDAQSHPVPVHRLGRGTSGLLLCAKTKLAKAQLAAYFAEGATNAGKSRDETDICKARKISKFYRALVTGILENDEVMITQPIGLVRYPGVAEGLYAACSSGKPAMSKVRVLERLKIHNHTLIQVEIHSGRPHQIRIHLAYIGHPLVDDPLYGIGGQPKFDEPEPTSTADSFAYDGGYERPLQPVPGDCGYHLHAHWLVLCHPTTNEMIKITAPLPHILQTREEQQDTAKLLGG; from the exons atgactgccgccgccgccgccggagaaatTCCGGCGGAAGATGCCCCGCCGCCAGGGGCGCTCTACTCGTTCGGGACGCCATGGCCGGAGTTCAACGAAGGGATCTCCTACATCGACACGTTCCGATGCGCCG ATGCAGGCGCCACCACGACTTTGATCGAGTTCTACTCCACCAGCTACAAGAGCTCCGCGCCATTGCCAGG GTGGATTAAGAGGATTCGTGATGGACAG ATAACAGTAGATGGTGAAGTTGCCACTGATCCAGATATGATTCTCAG GGAGGGTTCTAAGTTGGTATATCATCGCTTACCATGGCAGGAGCCCTTCGCACCACATTTACTTGATGTGCTTTATGAGGATGATGACATG ATAGCCCTTAATAAGCCTTCTGGCTTGCAAGTTCTTCCTAAAGGACTTTTCCAACAGCGTACTGTTTTAGCGCAACTTCAATTGAAAGACTGGAAGATGCCTTCATCATTCTGCTCAAAGCGAAAAGATGCGCAATCACACCCTGTACCTGTTCATAGACTCGGAAGGGGCACATCAG GTTTACTGCTTTGTGCAAAAACAAAGCTTGCCAAAGCTCAGCTTGCAGCTTATTTTGCTGAAGGCGCTACAAACGCTGGAAAGAGCAG GGATGAAACAGATATTTGCAAAGCGCGGAAAATTTCAAAGTTCTATCGAGCACTAGTAACTGGTATCCTTGAAAATGATGAG GTTATGATTACCCAACCTATAGGATTAGTTCGTTATCCTGGTGTCGCGGAGGGGCTTTATGCAGCATGTTCCTCAG ggaaaCCAGCAATGAGCAAAGTGCGTGTTCTTGAGAGACTTAAAATCCATAATCATACATTGATCCAG GTTGAAATTCATTCAGGACGCCCACACCAAATTAGGATACACCTTGCATACATTGGGCATCCTCTTGTAG ATGACCCTCTATATGGCATTGGTGGTCAGCCAAAATTTGATGAACCAGAACCTACTAGTACAGCTGATTCTTTTGCATATGATGG AGGTTATGAGAGACCTTTGCAACCTGTCCCTGGAGATTGTGGGTACCACCTACATGCACATTGGCTAGTTCTTTGTCATCCAACTACAAATGAG ATGATCAAAATCACAGCTCCTCTGCCACATATCCTACAGACTAGAGAGGAACAGCAAGATACAGCTAAGCTACTCGGTGGTTGA
- the LOC4332491 gene encoding beta-taxilin isoform 1 (isoform 1 is encoded by transcript variant 1), with protein sequence MEGSPATRLPEADSLPDGFVESSAADQAPPPPADAGDPASRSLGLDQADATVGGGGGDETLGAPPSTLASVAQDTLDAYSAADALQSLTVGGSAAEPERALGEPAVDAGAVPVVADAKESSKESSVVEQVESMADQKVVIAEGSGEQKRKVVKKSKVEKDRELFELAQAYHKVVAERDAAIAVKEKLESLCREFQRQNKMLKEECRRVSTEGQNMRMELSDKFNNAIKDVSVKLDEQKNECIAQLEENNLLRSKLKDLADQYNITQQKYAHQLKEKMLELELADLKMQQHQEKTAQEQTQMQLYADQVSQLMSTEKNLRLQLAADGERFQQFQDALTKSNEVFETYKKEMEKMVKLIKDLKKDNEFMKSKCENSDVALVKLIEERELMKKQVDKFKNQKEKLESLCRSLQAERKQSPSGGTPDATSNETNLATIES encoded by the exons ATGGAGGGCTCGCCAGCGACGCGCCTCCCGGAGGCCGACTCGCTCCCCGACGGCTTCGTGGAGAGCTCCGCCGCCGACCAGGcgccccctcctcccgccgacgccggcgatcCCGCGAGCCGCTCCCTCGGCCTCGATCAAGCCGACGCaaccgtgggcggcggcggcggcgacgaaacCCTAGGGGCTCCTCCCTCGACCCTCGCCTCCGTCGCTCAGGACACCCTGGACGCCTATTCGGCCGCCGACGCGCTGCAGAGCCTCACCGTGGGCGGCTCCGCTGCGGAGCCGGAGCGTGCTCTCGGCGAACCCGCCGTCGACGCAGGAG CTGTTCCTGTTGTTGCAGATGCTAAAGAGTCCTCGAAGGAGAGCAGTGTGGTGGAGCAGGTGGAATCTATGGCCGATCAGAAGGTTGTCATTGCTGAG GGGAGTGGTGAGCAGAAGCGCAAGGTCGTGAAAAAGAGCAAGGTAGAGAAGGACAGAGAGCTGTTTGAACTTGCGCAGGCGTACCACAAGGTGGTAGCAGAGAGGGATGCAG CTATTGCAGTTAAAGAGAAACTAGAGTCTCTTTGTAGGGAGTTTCAGCGTCAAAATAAAATGCTAAAG GAAGAGTGCCGAAGGGTGTCAACAGAGGGGCAGAATATGCGGATGGAGTTATCCGACAAATTCAATAATGCTATAAAG GATGTGAGCGTCAAGCTTGACGAGCAGAAAAATGAATGCATTGCTCAGTTAGAAGAGAACAACTT GCTGAGAAGTAAACTCAAAGACCTTGCAGATCAATATAATATCACACAGCAGAAATATGCTCATCAG TTGAAAGAAAAGATGCTGGAACTTGAGCTCGCCGATCTGAAAATGCAACAACATCAAGAGAAAACAGCTCAGGAACAAACCCAGATGCAGCTATATGCTGATCAAGTTTCTCAACTTATGTCTACCGAGAAGAATTTAAGGTTGCAGCTAGCTGCTGATGGAGAAAGATTTCAGCAGTTTCAG GATGCCCTCACAAAAAGCAATGAAGTCTTTGAGACATACAAGAAGGAGATGGAAAAG ATGGTGAAGCTTATAAAGGATCTAAAGAAGGATAATGAATTCATGAAGAGTAAATGTGAGAATTCAGATGTTGCTCTAGTGAAGTTGATTGAGGAG CGTGAGTTAATGAAGAAGCAAGTTGATAAGTTCAAGAATCAAAAAGAGAAGCTGGAATCTCTATGTCGATCATTACAGGCAGAAAGGAAACAAAGCCCGTCCGGTGGTACTCCTGATGCCACTTCTAACGAAACAAATCTGGCAACTATAGAATCATAG
- the LOC4332488 gene encoding uncharacterized protein, whose product MAAAATMTWHEELATLVGDTGVRFPGAGGGSAANVAAAVGGGWYRGEEEDGEGRAVEEEGWAQQARGFLESTAEMLRVLGRGLWDIAAQSLAGAEDSELARRLRGPAAAAGKRLSFMNEYLPEDRDPVWCWVVVAAVAFVTLIVLGVGSVDDTPVELPKKLYIGPPSAKTIQLPDGRHLAYKEQGVTADRARFSLIAPHSFLSSRLAGIPGIKPSLLEEFGARLVTYDLPGFGESDPHPGRDLNSSAHDMLHLAGALRIVDKFWVVGYSAGSIHAWSALRHIPDRVAGAAMFAPMANPYDSKMTKEERRKTWERWSTKRKLMHILARRFPALLPLFYHRSFLSGKQGQPESWLSLSLGKKDKTSLESPMFNAFWEKDVAESVRQGDAQPFVEEAVLQVSDWGFSLSDIQMQKREDLSFFELIKSLFRQAEREWVGFLGPIHIWQGMDDRVVPPSVTEYVRRVVPGATVHKLLDEGHFSYFCFCDECHRQIFSTLFGIPQGPINPVPEPIEVASELTEETTVPDKAKEEEQDISDLA is encoded by the exons atggcggcggcggcgacgatgacgtggCACGAGGAGCTGGCCACGCTGGTGGGCGACACGGGCGTGCGGTTCCCCGGCGCGGGCGGGGGATCGGCGGCgaatgtggcggcggcggtggggggcgGGTGGTacaggggggaggaggaggatggggaggggagggcggtggaggaggaagggtgGGCGCAGCAGGCGAGGGGGTTCTTGGAGTCGACGGCGGAGATGCTGCGGGTGCTGGGCCGCGGGCTGTGGGACATCGCCGCGCagagcctcgccggcgccgaggaCAGCGAGCTCGCGCGGCGGCTCAGGggccccgccgcggccgcggggaAGCGCCTCAGCTTCATGAACGAGTACCTCCCCGAGGACCGCGACCCCGTCTGGTGctgggtcgtcgtcgccgccgtcgcgttcgTCACGCTCATCG TATTAGGTGTAGGGAGTGTTGATGATACCCCAGTAGAACTGCCAAAGAAACTCTACATAGGTCCCCCAAGTGCCAAAACAATTCAACTTCCTGATGGAAGGCATCTGGCTTATAAAGAACAAGGAGTCACAGCTGACAGGGCAAGATTTTCACTGATTGCTCCTCATTCTTTTCTTTCATCGAGGTTAGCAG GAATCCCAGGAATCAAACCATCCCTCCTGGAGGAATTTGGGGCACGACTTGTGACCTATGATCTTCCTGGTTTTGGTGAAAGTGATCCTCACCCAGGCCGGGATCTGAATTCATCTGCACATGACATGCTTCACTTGGCTGGTGCCCTTAGGATTGTGGACAAGTTCTGGGTTGTGGGATATTCTGCAGGTAGCATTCATGCTTGGAGTGCTCTTCGCCACATTCCTGACCGAGTGGCAG GTGCAGCAATGTTCGCGCCTATGGCAAATCCATACGACTCTAAGATGACCAAGGAAGAAAGACGCAAAACATGGGAGAGGTGGTCAACCAAGCGGAAACTAATGCACATTTTAGCTCGGAGGTTTCCGGCCCTATTACCTCTCTTTTATCACCGAAGCTTCCTTTCTGGAAAGCAAGGGCAGCCTGAGAGTTGGCTGTCACTTTCACTGGGGAAGAAG GACAAAACTTCACTGGAAAGTCCTATGTTCAATGCATTTTGGGAAAAGGATGTTGCAGAGTCTGTGCGCCAAGGAGATGCACAGCCTTTTGTAGAGGAAGCTGTACTGCAAGTATCAGATTGGGGATTCAGCTTGTCAGACATTCAAATGCAGAAGAGAGAGGATCTGAGCTTTTTTGAATTGATCAAATCTCTATTCCGTCAGGCTGAACGGGAGTGGGTGGGATTTCTGGGCCCAATACACATATGGCAG GGGATGGATGACCGGGTGGTGCCACCGTCAGTTACTGAATACGTCAGGCGGGTGGTTCCAGGAGCCACAGTGCACAAACTTCTCGATGAAGGCCACTTCTCGTACTTCTGTTTCTGCGACGAGTGCCACAGGCAGATCTTCTCCACCCTGTTTGGGATTCCTCAGGGCCCTATCAACCCTGTACCAGAACCCATTGAAGTTGCCTCCGAACTCACAGAAGAAACAACAGTACCTGACAAAGCTAAAGAAGAGGAGCAGGACATATCGGACTTGGCCTGA
- the LOC4332491 gene encoding beta-taxilin isoform X1 has protein sequence MEGSPATRLPEADSLPDGFVESSAADQAPPPPADAGDPASRSLGLDQADATVGGGGGDETLGAPPSTLASVAQDTLDAYSAADALQSLTVGGSAAEPERALGEPAVDAGAVPVVADAKESSKESSVVEQVESMADQKGSGEQKRKVVKKSKVEKDRELFELAQAYHKVVAERDAAIAVKEKLESLCREFQRQNKMLKEECRRVSTEGQNMRMELSDKFNNAIKDVSVKLDEQKNECIAQLEENNLLRSKLKDLADQYNITQQKYAHQLKEKMLELELADLKMQQHQEKTAQEQTQMQLYADQVSQLMSTEKNLRLQLAADGERFQQFQDALTKSNEVFETYKKEMEKMVKLIKDLKKDNEFMKSKCENSDVALVKLIEERELMKKQVDKFKNQKEKLESLCRSLQAERKQSPSGGTPDATSNETNLATIES, from the exons ATGGAGGGCTCGCCAGCGACGCGCCTCCCGGAGGCCGACTCGCTCCCCGACGGCTTCGTGGAGAGCTCCGCCGCCGACCAGGcgccccctcctcccgccgacgccggcgatcCCGCGAGCCGCTCCCTCGGCCTCGATCAAGCCGACGCaaccgtgggcggcggcggcggcgacgaaacCCTAGGGGCTCCTCCCTCGACCCTCGCCTCCGTCGCTCAGGACACCCTGGACGCCTATTCGGCCGCCGACGCGCTGCAGAGCCTCACCGTGGGCGGCTCCGCTGCGGAGCCGGAGCGTGCTCTCGGCGAACCCGCCGTCGACGCAGGAG CTGTTCCTGTTGTTGCAGATGCTAAAGAGTCCTCGAAGGAGAGCAGTGTGGTGGAGCAGGTGGAATCTATGGCCGATCAGAAG GGGAGTGGTGAGCAGAAGCGCAAGGTCGTGAAAAAGAGCAAGGTAGAGAAGGACAGAGAGCTGTTTGAACTTGCGCAGGCGTACCACAAGGTGGTAGCAGAGAGGGATGCAG CTATTGCAGTTAAAGAGAAACTAGAGTCTCTTTGTAGGGAGTTTCAGCGTCAAAATAAAATGCTAAAG GAAGAGTGCCGAAGGGTGTCAACAGAGGGGCAGAATATGCGGATGGAGTTATCCGACAAATTCAATAATGCTATAAAG GATGTGAGCGTCAAGCTTGACGAGCAGAAAAATGAATGCATTGCTCAGTTAGAAGAGAACAACTT GCTGAGAAGTAAACTCAAAGACCTTGCAGATCAATATAATATCACACAGCAGAAATATGCTCATCAG TTGAAAGAAAAGATGCTGGAACTTGAGCTCGCCGATCTGAAAATGCAACAACATCAAGAGAAAACAGCTCAGGAACAAACCCAGATGCAGCTATATGCTGATCAAGTTTCTCAACTTATGTCTACCGAGAAGAATTTAAGGTTGCAGCTAGCTGCTGATGGAGAAAGATTTCAGCAGTTTCAG GATGCCCTCACAAAAAGCAATGAAGTCTTTGAGACATACAAGAAGGAGATGGAAAAG ATGGTGAAGCTTATAAAGGATCTAAAGAAGGATAATGAATTCATGAAGAGTAAATGTGAGAATTCAGATGTTGCTCTAGTGAAGTTGATTGAGGAG CGTGAGTTAATGAAGAAGCAAGTTGATAAGTTCAAGAATCAAAAAGAGAAGCTGGAATCTCTATGTCGATCATTACAGGCAGAAAGGAAACAAAGCCCGTCCGGTGGTACTCCTGATGCCACTTCTAACGAAACAAATCTGGCAACTATAGAATCATAG
- the LOC4332489 gene encoding uncharacterized LOC4332489 has product METTQKADPVEPAAKIVRQTSQFKRWGRKHPFVRYGLPLISLTVFGAVGLAHLIQGSKEVTKEKEDMEWEVVETTKALSRTGPVEGAYKPKKLSLEDELKALQQKVDINNYDYKRIPRPNEK; this is encoded by the exons ATGGAAACAACTCAGAAAGCTGATCCAGTGGAACCAGCAGCTAAGATTGTTCGACAAACCTCACAGTTCAAACGGTGGGGACGGAAACATCCATTTGTTCGATATGGGCTGCCACTTATCTCTTTGACAGTGTTTGGTGCAGTAGGACTCGCTCATCTTATACAGGGCAG CAAAGAAGtaacaaaggaaaaggaggacATGGAATGGGAGGTTGTAGAAACAACAAAAGCCCTGAGCCGAACAGGACCGGTGGAAGGAGCCTACAAGCCTAAGAAGCTTTCACTAGAGGATGAGCTGAAG GCTTTGCAGCAAAAGGTGGACATAAACAACTATGACTACAAGAGGATTCCCAGACCCAATGAGAAATAA
- the LOC4332490 gene encoding RNA pseudouridine synthase 5 isoform X1: protein MTAAAAAGEIPAEDAPPPGALYSFGTPWPEFNEGISYIDTFRCADAGATTTLIEFYSTSYKSSAPLPGWIKRIRDGQITVDGEVATDPDMILREGSKLVYHRLPWQEPFAPHLLDVLYEDDDMIALNKPSGLQVLPKGLFQQRTVLAQLQLKDWKMPSSFCSKRKDAQSHPVPVHRLGRGTSGLLLCAKTKLAKAQLAAYFAEGATNAGKSRDETDICKARKISKFYRALVTGILENDEVMITQPIGLVRYPGVAEGLYAACSSGKPAMSKVRVLERLKIHNHTLIQVEIHSGRPHQIRIHLAYIGHPLVDDPLYGIGGQPKFDEPEPTSTADSFAYDGGYERPLQPVPGDCGYHLHAHWLVLCHPTTNELSIPGTGVKFIYRRWGNYIFRCLLVERHN from the exons atgactgccgccgccgccgccggagaaatTCCGGCGGAAGATGCCCCGCCGCCAGGGGCGCTCTACTCGTTCGGGACGCCATGGCCGGAGTTCAACGAAGGGATCTCCTACATCGACACGTTCCGATGCGCCG ATGCAGGCGCCACCACGACTTTGATCGAGTTCTACTCCACCAGCTACAAGAGCTCCGCGCCATTGCCAGG GTGGATTAAGAGGATTCGTGATGGACAG ATAACAGTAGATGGTGAAGTTGCCACTGATCCAGATATGATTCTCAG GGAGGGTTCTAAGTTGGTATATCATCGCTTACCATGGCAGGAGCCCTTCGCACCACATTTACTTGATGTGCTTTATGAGGATGATGACATG ATAGCCCTTAATAAGCCTTCTGGCTTGCAAGTTCTTCCTAAAGGACTTTTCCAACAGCGTACTGTTTTAGCGCAACTTCAATTGAAAGACTGGAAGATGCCTTCATCATTCTGCTCAAAGCGAAAAGATGCGCAATCACACCCTGTACCTGTTCATAGACTCGGAAGGGGCACATCAG GTTTACTGCTTTGTGCAAAAACAAAGCTTGCCAAAGCTCAGCTTGCAGCTTATTTTGCTGAAGGCGCTACAAACGCTGGAAAGAGCAG GGATGAAACAGATATTTGCAAAGCGCGGAAAATTTCAAAGTTCTATCGAGCACTAGTAACTGGTATCCTTGAAAATGATGAG GTTATGATTACCCAACCTATAGGATTAGTTCGTTATCCTGGTGTCGCGGAGGGGCTTTATGCAGCATGTTCCTCAG ggaaaCCAGCAATGAGCAAAGTGCGTGTTCTTGAGAGACTTAAAATCCATAATCATACATTGATCCAG GTTGAAATTCATTCAGGACGCCCACACCAAATTAGGATACACCTTGCATACATTGGGCATCCTCTTGTAG ATGACCCTCTATATGGCATTGGTGGTCAGCCAAAATTTGATGAACCAGAACCTACTAGTACAGCTGATTCTTTTGCATATGATGG AGGTTATGAGAGACCTTTGCAACCTGTCCCTGGAGATTGTGGGTACCACCTACATGCACATTGGCTAGTTCTTTGTCATCCAACTACAAATGAG CTTTCAATCCCAGGAACTGGGGTTAAATTCATATATCGAAGGTGGggaaattacatattccgttgTTTATTGGTGGAAAGACATAATTAG
- the LOC4332491 gene encoding beta-taxilin isoform 2 (isoform 2 is encoded by transcript variant 2) has product MEGSPATRLPEADSLPDGFVESSAADQAPPPPADAGDPASRSLGLDQADATVGGGGGDETLGAPPSTLASVAQDTLDAYSAADALQSLTVGGSAAEPERALGEPAVDAGDAKESSKESSVVEQVESMADQKVVIAEGSGEQKRKVVKKSKVEKDRELFELAQAYHKVVAERDAAIAVKEKLESLCREFQRQNKMLKEECRRVSTEGQNMRMELSDKFNNAIKDVSVKLDEQKNECIAQLEENNLLRSKLKDLADQYNITQQKYAHQLKEKMLELELADLKMQQHQEKTAQEQTQMQLYADQVSQLMSTEKNLRLQLAADGERFQQFQDALTKSNEVFETYKKEMEKMVKLIKDLKKDNEFMKSKCENSDVALVKLIEERELMKKQVDKFKNQKEKLESLCRSLQAERKQSPSGGTPDATSNETNLATIES; this is encoded by the exons ATGGAGGGCTCGCCAGCGACGCGCCTCCCGGAGGCCGACTCGCTCCCCGACGGCTTCGTGGAGAGCTCCGCCGCCGACCAGGcgccccctcctcccgccgacgccggcgatcCCGCGAGCCGCTCCCTCGGCCTCGATCAAGCCGACGCaaccgtgggcggcggcggcggcgacgaaacCCTAGGGGCTCCTCCCTCGACCCTCGCCTCCGTCGCTCAGGACACCCTGGACGCCTATTCGGCCGCCGACGCGCTGCAGAGCCTCACCGTGGGCGGCTCCGCTGCGGAGCCGGAGCGTGCTCTCGGCGAACCCGCCGTCGACGCAGGAG ATGCTAAAGAGTCCTCGAAGGAGAGCAGTGTGGTGGAGCAGGTGGAATCTATGGCCGATCAGAAGGTTGTCATTGCTGAG GGGAGTGGTGAGCAGAAGCGCAAGGTCGTGAAAAAGAGCAAGGTAGAGAAGGACAGAGAGCTGTTTGAACTTGCGCAGGCGTACCACAAGGTGGTAGCAGAGAGGGATGCAG CTATTGCAGTTAAAGAGAAACTAGAGTCTCTTTGTAGGGAGTTTCAGCGTCAAAATAAAATGCTAAAG GAAGAGTGCCGAAGGGTGTCAACAGAGGGGCAGAATATGCGGATGGAGTTATCCGACAAATTCAATAATGCTATAAAG GATGTGAGCGTCAAGCTTGACGAGCAGAAAAATGAATGCATTGCTCAGTTAGAAGAGAACAACTT GCTGAGAAGTAAACTCAAAGACCTTGCAGATCAATATAATATCACACAGCAGAAATATGCTCATCAG TTGAAAGAAAAGATGCTGGAACTTGAGCTCGCCGATCTGAAAATGCAACAACATCAAGAGAAAACAGCTCAGGAACAAACCCAGATGCAGCTATATGCTGATCAAGTTTCTCAACTTATGTCTACCGAGAAGAATTTAAGGTTGCAGCTAGCTGCTGATGGAGAAAGATTTCAGCAGTTTCAG GATGCCCTCACAAAAAGCAATGAAGTCTTTGAGACATACAAGAAGGAGATGGAAAAG ATGGTGAAGCTTATAAAGGATCTAAAGAAGGATAATGAATTCATGAAGAGTAAATGTGAGAATTCAGATGTTGCTCTAGTGAAGTTGATTGAGGAG CGTGAGTTAATGAAGAAGCAAGTTGATAAGTTCAAGAATCAAAAAGAGAAGCTGGAATCTCTATGTCGATCATTACAGGCAGAAAGGAAACAAAGCCCGTCCGGTGGTACTCCTGATGCCACTTCTAACGAAACAAATCTGGCAACTATAGAATCATAG